A part of Capsicum annuum cultivar UCD-10X-F1 chromosome 6, UCD10Xv1.1, whole genome shotgun sequence genomic DNA contains:
- the LOC107875623 gene encoding protein argonaute 5, with product MSERGRGRGYRGGASGGGRGGGGRTPPSSGGRGGRAPSPSGGRAGGSGGGWPSAPGGRGRGGGGYSGGGSGYSGGGGGGGYSGGSPGFTSPPYQQQRSSSMAGPSSAAGPSLSREVEQKLSLQASTSTQPPPSPTAAQPVAVQHSEAGPSAPRPLPASSKAIRVPRRPGFGSSGWKCVVRANHFLVQVADRDLHHYDVTITPEVLSKKVCRNIINQLDADYKVSHLGNLRLAYDGRKSAYTAGPLPFASKEFVVKLIDDDGGARRERQFKVSIKFAAKVDIHHLKEFLQSRQSDAPHETIQALDVVLRSKPSVDYVVAGRSFFDKSFGFGRLPEGLEYWKGYYQSLRPTQMGLSLNIDMSARAFYEPLYVIDFIRQYLNLRDPHRGLADQDRAKVRKVLKGVKVEANHQGVRRYKITGLSNQPVRDITFSVDGTERMTSIVNYFREKYNIVVQYPLLPALQAGSNSKPVYLPMELCKIVKGQRYTKVLNGRQVAEMLKATCQRPEERERGIMQIVAANNYNHDPMVEDFGLGVRNELTTINARVLQAPTIKYHGSGQHSTVDPGVGHWNMIDKKMINGGRVDTWACVSFSPQVDPASFSRLVIDMCRNKGMAFSANPLVPFRQAHSRLVEKTLGDIHRESTTELARGGHPVNYLQLLIIVVPDVPGHYGTIKRVCETDLGIVSQCCQPKNAFRPNRQYLENLALKINVKVGGRNSVLDLAVRRRIPYLTDIPTIVFGADVTHPQPGEDSSPSIAAVVASMDWPEITTYRGIVSAQPHRKEIIMDLYTEKEDPQKGIVRGGMIMELLKEFKKSTGHKPGRIIFYRDGVSEGQFNQVLLDEMDAIRKACTSLQEDYLPRVTFVVVQKRHHTRLFPAMHNDRQTTDKSGNILPGTVVDTHICHPTEFDFYLCSHAGIKGTSRPAHYHVLFDENNFTADAIQNVTNYLCYTYARCTRSVSLVPPAYYAHLAAFRARYYIEDDADLRSTTDGGGTREQRATEVRPLPEIHRNVKNVMFYC from the exons ATGTCAGAACGTGGACGTGGTCGTGGTTACCGAGGCGGTGCTTCTGGTGGCGGTAGAGGCGGTGGTGGTCGAACACCGCCGTCTTCCGGTGGTCGTGGTGGCCGAGCACCGTCTCCTTCCGGTGGCCGTGCTGGTGGTAGTGGCGGAGGCTGGCCGTCTGCTCCTGGTGGTCGTGGTCGAGGAGGAGGCGGTTACAGCGGAGGAGGAAGCGGCTACAGTGGAGGAGGAGGCGGCGGTGGTTACAGTGGAGGATCACCAGGATTCACGTCTCCGCCGTATCAACAGCAGCGATCTTCGTCAATGGCGGGACCGTCGTCAGCGGCGGGACCATCGTTGAGCCGTGAGGTTGAACAGAAGCTTTCGCTTCAAGCTTCAACATCTACACAGCCTCCTCCTTCGCCTACGGCGGCTCAGCCTGTGGCTGTGCAACATTCGGAAGCGGGTCCTAGTGCCCCAAGGCCACTGCCGGCATCATCTAAAGCCATTCGGGTTCCGCGGAGACCGGGTTTTGGTTCGTCCGGGTGGAAGTGTGTTGTGAGGGCTAACCACTTTCTCGTTCAGGTTGCTGATCGAGATCTACACCACTACGAT GTTACAATCACTCCTGAAGTTCTGTCAAAGAAAGTGTGCAGAAACATCATCAATCAGCTGGATGCAGATTATAAAGTTTCACACTTGGGTAATCTGAGGTTAGCATATGATGGTAGAAAGAGTGCTTACACTGCTGGGCCGCTCCCATTTGCCTCCAAGGAATTTGTTGTCAAACttattgatgatgatggtggagcAAG GAGGGAAAGGCAGTTTAAGGTCTCCATTAAGTTTGCTGCCAAAGTTGATATTCACCATTTGAAGGAGTTCTTGCAAAGTAGGCAGTCTGATGCCCCACATGAAACTATTCAGGCTTTGGATGTGGTGCTGCGGTCAAAGCCATCAGTGGA TTATGTAGTAGCGGGACGGTCTTTTTTCGACAAGAGTTTCGGATTTGGGAGACTTCCTGAGGGGCTGGAATACTGGAAAGGGTATTATCAGAGTCTTCGACCAACTCAGATGGGGCTCTCTCTGAATATAG ATATGTCAGCCAGAGCATTCTATGAGCCATTATATGTCATTGATTTTATAAGGCAGTACTTGAATCTAAGGGATCCTCATAGGGGGTTAGCTGATCAGGACCGTGCGAAG GTCAGAAAGGTTCTGAAAGGTGTTAAGGTGGAGGCGAATCATCAAGGTGTCAGACGCTACAAAATCACAGGGTTGTCTAATCAACCAGTGAGGGATATAAC ATTTTCTGTTGATGGTACTGAAAGAATGACATCCATTGTGAACTACTTCCGAGAGAAGTACAATATTGTAGTCCAGTACCCTTTGCTGCCTGCGCTTCAGGCTGGTAGCAATTCAAAGCCCGTGTATCTGCCTATGGAG CTTTGCAAAATTGTGAAAGGACAGAGGTATACAAAAGTGTTAAATGGCAGGCAGGTCGCCGAGATGCTAAAGGCAACGTGTCAAAGACCTGAAGAAAGGGAAAGAGGCATTATGCAG ATTGTGGCAGCTAACAACTATAATCATGACCCAATGGTGGAAGATTTTGGTCTTGGAGTTAGAAATGAACTCACCACCATCAATGCACGGGTTCTTCAAGCTCCAACA ATAAAGTATCATGGGTCTGGGCAACATTCAACAGTGGATCCTGGGGTTGGTCACTGGAATATGATTGATAAG AAAATGATCAATGGTGGCAGGGTAGATACATGGGCGTGTGTTAGCTTCTCCCCACAGGTTGATCCAGCATCGTTCAGCCGGCTAGTGATCGATATGTGCCGTAACAAAGGGATG GCCTTCAGTGCTAATCCTTTGGTGCCGTTCCGCCAAGCTCACTCTAGGCTGGTTGAAAAGACTCTTGGTGATATCCACAGAGAGTCTACTACAGAACTAGCAAGGGGGGGGCATCCAGTGAATTACCTTCAGCTGTTAATTATTGTTGTTCCCGACGTTCCTGGACATTATG GAACGATCAAGCGTGTGTGCGAAACAGATTTGGGAATTGTTTCCCAATGTTGCCAACCAAAGAATGCTTTTAGGCCAAATAGGCAATATCTTGAAAACCTTGCTCTAAAGATTAATGTCAAG GTGGGTGGAAGAAACTCTGTTCTGGATCTGGCAGTTAGAAGAAGAATACCTTATCTCACTGATATTCCCACAATCGTCTTTGGTGCTGATGTGACACATCCGCAACCAGGAGAAGATTCTAGTCCCTCTATAGCAGCT GTGGTCGCATCAATGGATTGGCCTGAAATTACTACATATAGGGGCATTGTTTCTGCACAACCCCATAGGAAAGAGATCATTATGGACTTGTACACAGAGAAGGAAGATCCTCAAAAAGGGATTGTTCGCGGCGGAATGATTAT GGAGTTGCTGAAAGAGTTCAAAAAATCGACAGGTCATAAGCCTGGTAGAATTATCTTCTATAG AGATGGAGTCAGTGAAGGACAATTCAACCAGGTTTTATTGGACGAAATGGATGCAATTCGCAAG GCATGCACATCCCTGCAAGAAGATTATTTGCCACGAGTTACCTTTGTGGTAGTGCAGAAGAGACATCATACACGGCTATTCCCTGCTATGCATAATGATCGTCAAACCACAGACAAGAGTGGAAACATTTTGCCAG GTACTGTGGTAGATACCCATATTTGCCATCCTACCGAGTTTGATTTTTACTTGTGTAGCCACGCAGGGATCAAG GGTACCAGTCGTCCTGCACATTACCATGTGCTCTTTGATGAGAACAATTTCACCGCAGATGCCATTCAGAATGTTACTAACTACCTGTGCTACAC GTATGCAAGGTGTACAAGATCAGTTTCCTTAG TGCCACCTGCCTACTATGCACATCTTGCCGCCTTTCGTGCTCGCTACTACATTGAGGATGATGCGGATTTAAGATCAACCACTGATGGGGGAGGAACCAGGGAGCAGAGAGCGACAGAAGTCAGGCCACTTCCTGAGATTCATCGGAATGTGAAGAATGTCATGTTTTACTGCTGA